CCTATTAGTGGCGACTATCGTGGCTATCAGGTCTTCTCCATGCCGCCACCGTCCTCCGGCGGGATTCATATCGTGCAGATCCTTAATATCCTTGAAAACTTCGATATGAAGAAATACGGATTCGGCAGCGCGGACGCCATGCAAGTGATGGCGGAAGCTGAGAAACATGCCTATGCCGATCGCTCGGAATATCTCGGCGATCCGGATTTTGTGAAGGTGCCGTGGCAGGCGTTGACGAATAAAGAATATGCAAAATCCATTGCTGACCAGATAGATATCAACAAAGCCAAACCGTCCAGCGAAATAAAACCGGGTAAACTTGCACCGTACGAAAGTAATCAGACCACCCACTTCTCAGTAGTGGATAAAGACGGTAACGCCGTGGCGGTGACTTACACCCTGAACACCACGTTTGGCACCGGGATTGTGGCCGGAAACAGCGGGATTTTGCTCAATAACCAGATGGATGACTTTTCTGCCAAACCGGGTGTGCCAAACGTCTACGGTCTGGTGGGCGGCGATGCCAATGCGGTGGGGCCGAAGAAACGCCCGCTGTCGTCCATGTCGCCAACTATCGTGGTGAAAGAGGGCAAAACCTGGCTGGTGACAGGCAGCCCTGGCGGTAGTCGAATTATCACGACTGTGCTGCAAATGGTGGTGAACAGTGTTGATTTTGGAATGAACGTCGCTGAAGCAACCAATGCGCCGCGTTTCCATCATCAGTGGTTACCGGATGAGTTGCGCGTGGAGAAAGGGTTCAGCCCGGATACCCTCAAACTGCTGGAACAAAAGGGGCAGAAAGTCGCGCTGAAAGAGGCGATGGGTAGCACCCAGAGCATTATGGTGGGACCGGACGGCGCGCTGTATGGTGCGTCAGACCCACGTTCAGTCGATGATTTAACGGCAGGATACTAAGGTGAAAGGCCTACATCGTTTTAAATCGTTGTAGGCCTTATCAGTGGGTTATGGGACATACTGTTGCAGTGATTCGGACCAACGAAATATGTGACTGCTTTTATCCTGCAGGTTAACGCGCTCTAAATCATAAAACCCTTTGGTCTTTGCTGAGCGCAGTTTCAGGATGTATTTACTTTCGCTGATGTCGTGCTGTCGCGTGCCGTCTTGATTCCAGTCTCCGGCGATGTCCTCATATTGATAAACAAGGTCGGAAAACACGTTGATTATCTTATTGTCTTTAATCATGTAGAGTTCCAGGACTTCATAAAATGCGCCACCGCCGGAATACGCATTTGAGTACCCGCCTCGAACCCCGAACGCCAGGGTATCCGGTGCTATCCGGTAGGGCGCCAG
This Citrobacter enshiensis DNA region includes the following protein-coding sequences:
- the ggt gene encoding gamma-glutamyltransferase, producing MMKPTFFRRVALAALLSGSCFSVVAAPPAPSPVSYGVEEDVFHPVRATQGMVASVDAMATQVGVDILKQGGNAVDAAVAVGYALAVTHPQAGNLGGGGFMLLRTKDGNTTAIDFREMAPAGATRDMFLDDQGNPDSKKSLTSHLASGTPGTVAGFSLALEKYGTMPLNKVVRPAMKLAEEGFIVNDALADDLKTYGSEVIPNHENSKAIFWKDGEPLKKGDRLVQKDLAKSLELIAENGPDAFYKGAIADQIAQEMQKNGGLMTKDDLAAYKAMERTPISGDYRGYQVFSMPPPSSGGIHIVQILNILENFDMKKYGFGSADAMQVMAEAEKHAYADRSEYLGDPDFVKVPWQALTNKEYAKSIADQIDINKAKPSSEIKPGKLAPYESNQTTHFSVVDKDGNAVAVTYTLNTTFGTGIVAGNSGILLNNQMDDFSAKPGVPNVYGLVGGDANAVGPKKRPLSSMSPTIVVKEGKTWLVTGSPGGSRIITTVLQMVVNSVDFGMNVAEATNAPRFHHQWLPDELRVEKGFSPDTLKLLEQKGQKVALKEAMGSTQSIMVGPDGALYGASDPRSVDDLTAGY